The following are from one region of the Phycisphaeraceae bacterium genome:
- the queC gene encoding 7-cyano-7-deazaguanine synthase QueC, protein MNTPQSNAVILLSGGLDSATVLAIARQEGWVCHALVIDYNQRHRHEIDAARRVAEQIGTASLTIMPLDLRLFGASALTADIAVPKHAEQAGIPATYVPARNTVFLAIAGAMAESLAAQAIFIGVNAIDYSGYPDCRPEFIEQFERTLTLGTKQGVEGSPIRIIAPLASLTKAQIIARGTAMGVDYALTHSCYDPSSSGLACRVCDSCVLRSRGFEQAGIPDPTRYSP, encoded by the coding sequence GTGAACACGCCCCAAAGCAACGCGGTGATCCTGCTTTCCGGAGGCCTTGACAGTGCTACCGTGCTGGCCATCGCGCGACAAGAGGGATGGGTGTGTCACGCCCTGGTCATCGACTACAACCAGCGCCATCGTCACGAGATCGACGCAGCACGCCGCGTGGCCGAACAGATCGGTACTGCCTCGTTGACGATCATGCCTCTCGACTTGCGACTGTTTGGCGCCAGTGCGCTGACTGCTGATATCGCTGTCCCGAAGCATGCCGAGCAGGCGGGCATCCCCGCGACCTACGTTCCTGCGCGCAACACAGTTTTTCTTGCGATTGCGGGCGCCATGGCCGAATCACTCGCAGCACAAGCGATATTCATTGGCGTCAATGCCATTGATTACTCCGGGTACCCGGATTGCCGGCCTGAGTTCATTGAACAGTTCGAGCGCACGCTCACTCTGGGCACAAAGCAGGGCGTCGAAGGCTCGCCGATCCGGATCATCGCTCCGCTCGCATCACTAACCAAGGCGCAGATCATCGCGCGCGGCACAGCGATGGGTGTCGATTACGCGCTGACGCACAGTTGTTATGACCCGTCGTCCAGCGGCCTGGCGTGCCGCGTGTGCGACAGCTGTGTCCTGCGCAGCCGCGGGTTCGAGCAGGCCGGCATTCCTGACCCGACGCGATACTCACCATGA